One genomic region from Salvia hispanica cultivar TCC Black 2014 chromosome 2, UniMelb_Shisp_WGS_1.0, whole genome shotgun sequence encodes:
- the LOC125206718 gene encoding beta-amyrin 6-beta-monooxygenase-like, producing MESLIPCLVPLLLLPFSVYLILSIRKKASGHRKNLPPGSMGWPFLGENMDLASLGCQKLVMDRMQKHSRDIFKTSLLGENMPVLCGADGNKFILKNQNKLFRRWVPPSLINAMFQDLDRTRRREPKATFDNFQYVVLKPDALKLYVPVMDSLAREHLETKWRGNSVVEAFPLSKRYALSLACRVFMNIKDMTGFMEPFTLMTKGFLSIPVNLPWTASTRAMKGGRVVRRKLMRIVEKRRREMSKGEDLLSKMVAAKNEDGEYMSDSMIVNVFIGLLIGAEYELSSLITNVLYHLAELPNIYNQVLEVMVEIFRWNRANGGSKDERPERASDV from the exons ATGGAAAGCTTAATTCCATGTCTTGTTCCTCTacttcttcttcctttctctGTATACCTCATCCTTTCCATCCGCAAAAAGGCCTCCGGCCATCGGAAAAACCTTCCCCCGGGCTCCATGGGTTGGCCGTTTCTCGGCGAAAACATGGATCTCGCCAGTTTAGGGTGTCAGAAGCTAGTCATGGACAGAATGCAGAAACACTCCCGAGATATATTCAAAACCTCGTTGTTGGGAGAGAACATGCCGGTTCTCTGCGGCGCAGACGGAAACAAGTTCATCTTGAAGAACCAGAACAAACTATTCCGCCGATGGGTCCCTCCTTCACTAATCAACGCCATGTTCCAAGATCTTGACCGAACCAGACGTCGGGAACCCAAAGCAACCTTCGACAACTTCCAATACGTCGTCCTCAAGCCGGACGCCTTAAAGCTGTACGTGCCAGTGATGGACTCGTTGGCTCGTGAACATCTTGAAACCAAATGGAGAG GTAACTCAGTGGTGGAGGCTTTTCCATTGTCGAAGAGATATGCCCTCTCGTTGGCGTGCAGGGTGTTCATGAACATAAAGGACATGACCGGTTTCATGGAACCCTTTACTCTTATGACGAAAGGGTTTCTATCCATCCCGGTAAACTTGCCCTGGACGGCCTCAACTCGCGCTATGAAAGGTGGGAGAGTGGTGCGCCGCAAGCTGATGAGGATCGTGGAGAAGAGGAGGAGGGAGATGAGCAAGGGAGAGGATCTTTTGTCGAAGATGGTGGCGGCAAAGAATGAAGATGGGGAATATATGAGTGATAGCATGATTGTTAATGTCTTTATTGGTTTGCTTATTGGCGCCGAGTATGAACTCTCTTCATTGATCACTAATGTCTTATATCATCTTGCTGAGCTTCCCAACATTTACAATCAAGTTTTGGAAG TAATGGTAGAAATTTTTCGTTGGAACAGAGCAAATGGAGGTAGCAAAGACGAAAGGCCCGAACGAGCTTCTGACGTTTGA